The following proteins are co-located in the Lentibacillus sp. JNUCC-1 genome:
- a CDS encoding sodium/glutamate symporter, translated as MTPNQIGFAILYLGVFILIGKWLRVHVKWMQNLFLPSSLIAGFLVLLVGPQVAGRITGYFVSDDSFWSTGILTENIVSVWETLPGLMINIVFATLFLGKKLPSLKNIWQIGGPQLAFGWTVGWGQYVIGIGLTVLLLTPFFGVPPIAGALIEIAFEGGHGTAAGMKSTFEEVNFAAGYDLAVALATVGVLSGVIVGIILINWGVRKQKTKVIEDVQGFSTLRKKGIMEYENREPAADLTVRPESIEPLALHFGFVALAVLIGFLLQKMLVWIEALTWGAATGSEFMTYIPLFPLAMIGGIILQGILGKIDNAHVLDRQMINRIQGFALDVLILAAVGTVSLDVIGEYFVPFMVLAVAGILWNVFGFLVFAKRMIPDYWFERGIGDFGQSSGITATGLLLMRVVDPDNKSPAFEAFGYKQLIYEPFLGGGLVTALSVPLIFEFGPYPFLIFATVMSLTGLFAGLFYFGGKRARK; from the coding sequence ATGACCCCGAATCAGATTGGGTTTGCCATATTATATCTGGGTGTTTTCATCCTGATTGGCAAGTGGCTGCGGGTGCATGTGAAATGGATGCAGAATCTGTTCCTCCCCTCATCTCTCATTGCCGGTTTTCTCGTGCTTCTCGTCGGTCCACAAGTGGCTGGGAGAATCACGGGTTATTTCGTGTCGGACGACAGTTTTTGGTCGACAGGCATTTTAACCGAGAATATCGTCAGTGTATGGGAAACACTTCCTGGATTGATGATTAATATTGTATTTGCGACGTTATTTCTCGGAAAAAAGCTGCCGTCACTGAAAAACATTTGGCAGATCGGCGGGCCACAGCTGGCGTTCGGCTGGACGGTCGGGTGGGGCCAATATGTGATCGGTATTGGGCTCACGGTTCTTCTGCTTACCCCTTTCTTCGGGGTGCCGCCGATCGCGGGTGCGCTGATTGAGATTGCATTTGAAGGCGGTCATGGGACGGCCGCCGGCATGAAAAGCACCTTTGAAGAAGTCAATTTTGCCGCGGGTTATGACTTGGCAGTCGCCCTGGCCACAGTCGGTGTCCTGTCAGGTGTGATCGTCGGGATTATCCTGATCAACTGGGGCGTACGCAAGCAGAAAACGAAGGTCATTGAGGACGTGCAAGGCTTCTCAACACTCCGAAAGAAAGGCATTATGGAGTATGAAAACCGCGAACCAGCTGCGGATTTGACCGTGCGTCCAGAATCGATCGAACCCCTAGCGCTTCACTTTGGTTTCGTCGCGCTGGCCGTACTGATCGGCTTTTTACTGCAAAAAATGCTCGTCTGGATTGAGGCGCTGACATGGGGTGCGGCAACCGGGTCTGAGTTCATGACCTACATACCCCTCTTTCCGCTCGCCATGATCGGCGGCATTATTTTGCAAGGCATTCTCGGAAAAATTGATAACGCGCATGTGCTGGACCGGCAGATGATCAACCGGATTCAGGGCTTTGCGCTCGACGTCCTGATTTTGGCAGCTGTCGGAACGGTTTCGCTCGATGTGATCGGTGAATATTTCGTACCATTTATGGTGCTCGCTGTAGCCGGTATTCTGTGGAACGTGTTTGGTTTCCTCGTATTCGCCAAACGCATGATCCCAGACTACTGGTTCGAACGCGGCATCGGCGACTTTGGTCAGTCAAGCGGGATCACCGCCACAGGTCTGCTGCTCATGCGTGTCGTCGATCCCGATAACAAATCACCAGCATTCGAAGCATTCGGGTACAAACAACTCATCTATGAGCCCTTCCTCGGCGGCGGACTCGTGACCGCACTCTCCGTCCCGCTCATATTCGAGTTCGGACCATACCCATTCCTGATCTTCGCAACCGTCATGAGTCTGACCGGCCTGTTTGCGGGTCTATTCTACTTCGGCGGTAAGCGGGCTCGGAAATAA
- a CDS encoding nuclease-related domain-containing protein — protein sequence MSGKPRTKPPVLLCYEALFRSLKPRYREHPKLLSEYGKHVAGYQGEQAVDYAASISPLKNAAYYRGLRLLNGRFPFQMDTKIVTPAFQLIIEIKNMTGELAYDSLHHQFIQTVGADKKRQRNPIQQVTQQKMHLQSWLQNFNLPLMPIETLTVVSNPNAILHNIHEAPDVQNKLIHVESLPQKLQEIEKKYPQRLLTRQQQLNLDRLLNSSDKPHHPDLVSMFGLQEDHFIQGIPCEKCDHSPMERLRVKWSCPRCGHTSIDAHVRVILDYFLLRKPTISNSECRELLQLSMASTAYHLLNALDLKKTGHGRWRVYHAPPFNAFPQTDEPPSQRHNSFNHIKL from the coding sequence TTGTCAGGTAAACCCCGCACCAAACCTCCCGTTCTATTGTGTTATGAAGCGCTGTTCCGAAGTTTAAAACCCCGTTATCGAGAGCACCCCAAATTGCTCAGTGAATACGGAAAGCACGTGGCCGGTTACCAGGGAGAACAGGCCGTGGACTACGCTGCCTCAATTTCCCCGTTGAAAAATGCAGCATATTATAGGGGACTGCGGCTTTTAAATGGACGATTCCCTTTTCAAATGGATACGAAAATTGTCACGCCGGCGTTTCAGCTCATCATTGAAATCAAAAACATGACAGGTGAACTTGCATATGACAGCCTGCACCATCAATTTATTCAAACGGTCGGAGCTGATAAAAAGCGTCAGCGCAACCCCATTCAACAGGTCACACAGCAAAAAATGCACCTCCAATCTTGGTTGCAAAACTTCAATCTCCCACTCATGCCGATCGAAACCCTCACCGTCGTCAGCAATCCAAATGCCATCCTGCATAACATTCATGAAGCACCTGATGTTCAAAATAAACTTATTCATGTGGAATCCCTCCCGCAAAAACTTCAAGAAATCGAGAAAAAATATCCTCAACGTCTGCTAACACGCCAGCAGCAACTCAACCTGGATCGCCTGCTCAATTCAAGTGACAAACCGCATCACCCTGACCTTGTCAGCATGTTTGGACTTCAGGAGGATCACTTTATTCAAGGAATTCCTTGTGAAAAATGCGACCATTCTCCAATGGAAAGACTACGCGTGAAATGGTCATGTCCCCGATGCGGTCATACTTCGATTGACGCTCATGTACGCGTCATATTGGATTATTTTCTTTTACGGAAACCTACTATATCAAACAGTGAATGCCGTGAGTTGCTGCAGCTCAGCATGGCGAGCACTGCATATCATTTGTTAAACGCACTTGATTTAAAGAAAACCGGACATGGGCGGTGGCGTGTCTACCATGCGCCTCCGTTCAATGCGTTCCCGCAAACGGACGAGCCGCCTTCACAACGGCATAACTCTTTTAATCATATAAAATTGTGA
- the mgtE gene encoding magnesium transporter has protein sequence MIRLRKNNREPYIEAVLNALHAKQEALFRTSFLELHPADQADTFLRFDAAERQQVYAYLAPDELAVLYDGLEVKNQVLFFEEMDEGYFSEVLNHMFTDDVVMFLNDIDEEQAANFLKKMAPEKAKKIETLLAYEPETAGAILTKEFVTISSADSAEQVIEHLRKEAPGAEIIYYNYVVDEAGALAGVVSLRDLITAAPDEPITNIMSRQVVSVPDDMDQEDVAKVIQKYDLLAVPVVTEAQQLLGIVTVDDVIDIIELETTEDFGEISATKGATDLQLSAFTAAKKRTPWIITLMFFGLITAGVIGRFEDTLEQIVLLAVFIPMIMDSAGNVGTQSLAVSVRGLALGTVEHGKFWRMIRREFSTGFLIGLLCMIIVLGIIPLIYGEWLIAFIVGVSILCTLSISAVIGSVVPLVINKLKFDPAIASGPFITTLNDITGLLIYFTIATSLLDRL, from the coding sequence ATGATTAGGTTGAGAAAAAACAATCGTGAGCCATATATTGAGGCAGTGTTGAATGCTCTGCATGCCAAGCAAGAGGCTCTGTTTCGTACATCATTTTTAGAGCTGCATCCTGCTGATCAGGCGGATACGTTTCTAAGATTTGATGCGGCTGAGCGTCAGCAGGTGTATGCATACCTGGCGCCTGATGAGCTGGCGGTGCTTTATGACGGGCTCGAGGTTAAGAACCAGGTTTTATTTTTTGAGGAAATGGATGAGGGCTATTTTTCCGAGGTGCTCAACCACATGTTCACCGATGATGTGGTCATGTTTTTAAATGACATCGATGAGGAGCAAGCGGCGAATTTCCTCAAAAAAATGGCGCCTGAAAAGGCTAAAAAAATCGAAACGCTTTTGGCGTATGAACCAGAAACAGCTGGGGCGATTCTGACAAAAGAGTTTGTGACTATATCGTCGGCTGACAGCGCTGAACAGGTGATCGAACACCTGCGCAAAGAAGCACCGGGTGCGGAAATTATCTATTATAATTATGTGGTCGATGAGGCTGGTGCGCTGGCGGGAGTTGTGTCGCTACGGGATTTGATCACTGCGGCGCCGGATGAGCCGATCACCAACATCATGAGCAGGCAGGTCGTGTCGGTGCCTGACGATATGGACCAGGAAGACGTAGCAAAAGTCATTCAGAAGTATGACCTACTGGCGGTACCGGTTGTGACCGAGGCACAGCAGCTGCTCGGCATTGTCACGGTAGATGACGTAATTGATATCATTGAACTGGAAACGACAGAGGATTTCGGGGAAATTTCCGCGACCAAAGGAGCCACGGATCTGCAGCTAAGTGCTTTTACCGCCGCCAAGAAGCGGACGCCATGGATTATTACATTAATGTTTTTCGGACTGATCACCGCGGGCGTAATTGGTCGCTTTGAAGACACGCTTGAACAGATCGTACTGCTGGCCGTGTTCATTCCGATGATTATGGATTCAGCCGGAAATGTTGGGACCCAGTCGCTCGCTGTTTCCGTTCGAGGACTTGCACTTGGAACGGTCGAACACGGCAAGTTCTGGAGGATGATCCGGCGTGAATTCAGCACCGGCTTTCTGATCGGACTGCTCTGTATGATCATCGTGCTCGGCATTATTCCACTCATTTACGGGGAATGGCTGATTGCTTTTATTGTAGGGGTATCGATTCTGTGCACGCTGAGTATTTCAGCTGTGATTGGCTCGGTCGTTCCATTGGTCATTAACAAACTGAAATTCGACCCTGCCATCGCATCCGGGCCATTTATCACCACCCTGAATGACATTACCGGTCTGCTGATCTATTTTACCATCGCCACTTCTCTGCTTGATCGACTGTAA
- a CDS encoding NAD-dependent succinate-semialdehyde dehydrogenase yields the protein MADTLTVKNPATGEKVETIEQHTEDQVNDALERSHRAFADWSARDAHDRSALIKAWSAKVKEHTEELAELMTKENGKPLKESRGEVTYSTEYLDWYAEEAKRIYGKTIPANTPDKRILVTQQPVGPVAAITPWNFPTAMMARKAAPALAAGCTFVVKPASDTPLSGMRFIDLAHEAGVPKDVIQYVNTSGKVAGELFTESPYVRKITFTGSTAVGKKLIKGSADTVKHVTMELGGHAPFIVAKDADVDVAVEQALNNKFRNSGQTCVCANRLLVHESIAEEFTEKFSEKVKALKVGNGMEDGVQVGPIINEDGYDKIKKQVDDAVDKGAEVTAGDQYNIDRDKGYFFVQPTVLTDVTLDMTIMHEETFGPVAPIMTFRDLEAAVDIANDTPYGLAAYFFTNDYRTGTYLHDALDFGIVGWNDTGISAAHAPFGGMKESGMGREGGQEGIEPYLVTKYMSVGGFGKSE from the coding sequence ATGGCAGATACATTGACTGTGAAAAACCCGGCCACCGGGGAAAAAGTTGAGACGATTGAGCAGCATACGGAAGATCAGGTGAACGACGCACTCGAGCGGAGCCACCGCGCATTTGCAGATTGGTCTGCGCGTGACGCACATGACCGCTCAGCGCTGATTAAAGCCTGGTCGGCGAAAGTGAAGGAGCACACCGAGGAGCTTGCCGAGCTGATGACGAAGGAAAACGGCAAGCCGCTGAAGGAATCGCGCGGCGAGGTCACCTACTCGACCGAATACCTGGATTGGTATGCCGAGGAAGCCAAGCGCATTTACGGCAAGACGATTCCGGCCAATACACCAGACAAACGGATCCTGGTGACCCAGCAACCGGTCGGACCCGTCGCAGCGATCACACCGTGGAATTTTCCAACGGCGATGATGGCACGTAAAGCAGCGCCAGCCTTGGCAGCAGGCTGCACGTTCGTCGTGAAACCGGCATCTGATACACCGCTCTCAGGCATGCGGTTCATCGACCTTGCGCATGAAGCGGGCGTTCCGAAAGACGTGATCCAGTATGTGAATACTTCTGGAAAAGTCGCGGGCGAGCTGTTTACTGAGAGCCCATACGTCCGAAAAATCACATTCACCGGCTCAACCGCAGTCGGGAAAAAGCTGATCAAAGGCAGCGCAGACACTGTGAAGCATGTGACGATGGAACTCGGTGGCCATGCACCATTTATTGTGGCCAAGGACGCGGATGTTGACGTCGCTGTCGAACAGGCGCTAAACAATAAATTCCGCAACTCGGGTCAGACGTGCGTGTGCGCAAACCGACTGCTCGTCCACGAATCTATAGCCGAAGAGTTTACTGAGAAGTTTTCGGAAAAAGTCAAAGCGCTGAAAGTCGGAAACGGCATGGAAGACGGCGTGCAAGTCGGCCCGATCATCAACGAAGACGGTTATGACAAGATCAAAAAGCAAGTCGACGATGCGGTCGACAAAGGCGCTGAAGTTACTGCCGGCGATCAGTACAACATTGATCGCGACAAAGGCTACTTTTTCGTGCAGCCGACCGTCTTGACCGATGTGACGCTCGACATGACGATCATGCACGAGGAAACTTTTGGTCCCGTCGCACCGATCATGACGTTCAGAGATCTCGAAGCAGCAGTGGATATCGCGAATGACACACCATACGGACTCGCAGCCTACTTCTTCACGAACGACTACCGGACAGGCACGTACCTGCACGATGCCCTCGACTTCGGCATCGTCGGCTGGAACGACACCGGAATTTCCGCTGCCCACGCCCCATTCGGCGGCATGAAAGAAAGCGGCATGGGCCGTGAAGGCGGACAGGAAGGCATCGAACCTTACCTGGTGACGAAGTATATGTCTGTTGGTGGCTTTGGGAAGAGTGAATAA
- a CDS encoding CocE/NonD family hydrolase produces the protein MVFNVSDTGDRHIKTDFPREIEKWELVWIPMSDGAKLAATIWLPKDAEQHPVPAILEYLPYRKDDFTAIRDSIRHPYFAGHGYASIRVDIRGTGNSDGYLPDEYTKQEHDDALEVFDWINAQPWSTGSIGMIGKSWGGFNGLQVAARQHPALKTIISLCSTDDRYGDDVHYRGGNVLASDMLWWASTMFAYSARPQDPEVVGDSWKENWIERLNTTPYVNEWMSHQRRDDYWKHGSVCEDYSDVKVPVLTVSGWQDGYTDAVFRIIENIPGSKGIIGPWAHEYPEVATPDPTIGFLQECLRWWDQWLKGIDTGVTEEPLLRSYIQESAPPQVNYDERPGKWVADTAWPSKQMAERKLFLQADGGLTDQADEKTAEMLIPSVQEHGYYAGVYCPFGEPGDLPSDQRLENGKAVVFTSEAFEKPTDLLGHPHLDLAFASDQPNALVTVRLNDKAPTGESTLLSWGMLNLNHLESHEHPESLVPGEIYHASVKLDSLGQTIPAGHKLEVAVSPTYWPQAWPSPKPVSLELLTGEKGCALRLPVRTPNPELDATVHFETSETAPVIDREILREETRNREVSHNTITNEWKLEDYSDEGERLLPHNGIKHGSINKNTYYITSGDPLSARVTCDWEMTVGREGWDIKILTHSEMTSDETDFHLVNTLTAYHNGEHFFSRTWNKTIPRDFQ, from the coding sequence ATGGTTTTTAACGTATCAGATACAGGAGACAGACACATCAAGACAGATTTTCCCCGTGAAATCGAGAAATGGGAACTCGTCTGGATTCCAATGTCCGACGGTGCCAAACTGGCAGCCACGATTTGGCTGCCGAAAGATGCGGAACAACATCCGGTTCCGGCGATTTTAGAGTATCTGCCCTACCGAAAAGATGATTTTACAGCGATCCGTGACTCGATTCGCCATCCGTATTTTGCCGGGCATGGGTATGCGAGCATCCGTGTCGACATCAGGGGAACGGGAAACTCAGACGGTTATCTGCCAGATGAATATACGAAACAGGAACATGACGATGCGCTGGAAGTGTTTGATTGGATCAACGCTCAGCCGTGGTCAACCGGGTCAATTGGCATGATCGGTAAATCGTGGGGCGGCTTTAATGGTCTGCAGGTCGCTGCCAGACAACACCCGGCTCTAAAAACGATCATTTCCTTATGCTCAACAGACGACCGGTATGGGGATGATGTGCATTATCGCGGCGGTAATGTGCTGGCTTCTGACATGCTGTGGTGGGCATCGACCATGTTTGCGTATAGTGCCCGTCCGCAAGACCCTGAAGTCGTGGGGGACAGCTGGAAAGAGAATTGGATTGAGCGGCTGAACACGACGCCATATGTCAATGAATGGATGAGCCATCAGCGCCGTGATGATTACTGGAAACACGGGTCTGTTTGTGAAGACTACTCCGACGTCAAAGTTCCTGTTCTGACCGTGAGCGGCTGGCAGGATGGTTATACAGACGCTGTATTCCGCATTATCGAAAACATCCCGGGTTCCAAAGGGATTATCGGGCCATGGGCACATGAGTATCCTGAAGTTGCGACCCCAGACCCAACCATTGGCTTTTTGCAGGAATGTCTGCGCTGGTGGGACCAGTGGCTGAAGGGGATCGACACCGGCGTTACTGAAGAGCCTTTGCTGCGGTCTTACATTCAGGAAAGCGCCCCGCCACAAGTGAATTATGATGAACGTCCAGGCAAATGGGTGGCTGACACCGCGTGGCCATCGAAGCAAATGGCTGAGCGGAAGTTGTTTTTACAGGCTGATGGCGGCTTGACCGATCAAGCTGATGAAAAAACTGCGGAAATGCTCATTCCGAGTGTACAGGAACATGGCTATTATGCGGGTGTTTATTGTCCATTCGGCGAGCCAGGGGATTTGCCGTCAGATCAAAGGCTGGAAAATGGCAAGGCGGTCGTGTTCACATCAGAGGCATTTGAGAAACCGACCGATTTGCTTGGCCATCCGCACCTGGATCTCGCATTTGCATCGGATCAGCCAAATGCGCTTGTGACCGTACGCCTGAACGATAAAGCACCAACTGGAGAATCGACTCTACTCAGCTGGGGCATGTTGAATCTGAACCATCTTGAGTCTCATGAACATCCGGAATCACTCGTGCCAGGCGAAATCTACCATGCAAGTGTGAAGCTCGACAGCCTCGGCCAAACCATTCCGGCTGGCCATAAGCTGGAAGTAGCTGTATCACCAACGTATTGGCCACAAGCCTGGCCATCACCAAAGCCTGTCAGTTTGGAACTGTTAACAGGCGAGAAAGGCTGTGCACTGCGGCTGCCAGTCCGGACACCGAATCCTGAGCTGGATGCAACCGTTCATTTTGAAACGTCCGAGACGGCACCTGTCATTGACCGGGAGATTCTGCGTGAAGAAACGCGCAACCGGGAAGTGAGCCACAATACGATTACAAACGAATGGAAGCTAGAGGACTATTCTGATGAAGGTGAACGTTTGCTGCCCCATAACGGCATCAAACACGGCAGCATCAACAAGAACACCTATTACATTACATCAGGTGATCCTTTATCAGCCCGTGTCACATGTGATTGGGAGATGACAGTCGGGCGCGAAGGCTGGGATATTAAAATTCTGACCCACAGCGAAATGACCAGCGACGAAACCGACTTTCACCTGGTCAACACACTAACCGCCTACCATAACGGCGAACACTTCTTCTCAAGAACCTGGAACAAAACCATCCCACGCGACTTTCAATAA
- a CDS encoding Xaa-Pro dipeptidyl-peptidase, producing the protein MNRRTRKGLILGGTLLLGGLGLLLNRKKQSDAADRLPTNSTAPAHSFKKAIRETVWVQTEVDSDNDGRHDFVKVEIIRPKATADGLQVPVIYNMSPYNTEIPYPKYYNVDEKHGGPRPAFTEKYHYDAYFVKRGYAIVNASSIGSKGSDGCPTIGDRQEILAATAVVDWLNGRASAVDEKQRPVQADWTTGKTGMIGLSYEGTIPNGAALEGVKGLETIVPIGAISNWYDYYRANGAVVAPGGYQGDDADRLARGVLTREDADVCKPCIEQMVHDQDRASGSYNDFWDARNYLKDMSTIKASVFVVHGLNDMNVKRKQFAQWWEGLKAHDVPRKLWLHQGGHIDPKKNGGKSWIQTLHRWFDYWLYDIDNGIMDEPQVTVQREDGSWVHESNWPHEHAEARTFYLNEAGLSEEALGETDASMALVDDPYKKPEKLIKNPDKKMKHRLAYVMPTLTETMRLSGFPRLKIEASVDEPTARLTALLVDYGPKEPVIVTRGWMDLGHVHSLSKPEALDSDQTYTFSWDMEPHDYVFQKGHQIGLVLMSSDKDYTIRPVERAEITVYCGKSQIELPLAKHQ; encoded by the coding sequence ATGAATAGACGTACTAGAAAAGGCTTGATATTGGGCGGAACGCTATTGCTCGGCGGACTTGGCTTGCTGCTCAATCGGAAAAAACAGTCCGACGCAGCTGACCGCCTCCCAACAAATAGCACTGCTCCGGCCCATTCTTTTAAAAAAGCAATTCGAGAAACCGTCTGGGTCCAAACCGAAGTCGACAGTGACAACGACGGGCGTCATGATTTTGTTAAAGTGGAGATCATCAGACCAAAAGCAACGGCTGACGGGTTACAAGTGCCTGTCATATACAATATGAGCCCTTACAACACTGAGATTCCGTATCCCAAATACTACAACGTTGATGAAAAGCACGGCGGTCCGCGTCCGGCTTTTACGGAAAAATATCATTATGATGCGTACTTTGTGAAGCGCGGCTATGCGATTGTCAATGCCAGCAGCATCGGATCAAAAGGATCTGACGGCTGCCCGACGATCGGGGACAGACAGGAAATCCTTGCTGCTACAGCTGTTGTGGACTGGCTGAATGGCCGGGCCTCTGCAGTAGATGAAAAGCAGCGTCCGGTTCAGGCGGATTGGACGACAGGGAAAACGGGGATGATTGGTCTGTCTTATGAAGGCACCATCCCAAATGGCGCAGCGCTTGAAGGGGTTAAAGGTCTTGAGACGATTGTTCCGATTGGCGCGATCAGCAATTGGTATGATTATTACCGGGCGAATGGCGCGGTCGTGGCTCCGGGCGGCTACCAAGGTGACGATGCTGACCGGCTGGCTCGCGGTGTTTTAACGCGTGAGGATGCGGATGTCTGCAAGCCTTGCATTGAACAAATGGTGCATGATCAGGACCGTGCTTCGGGGAGTTATAACGACTTTTGGGATGCACGCAATTATTTAAAAGATATGTCGACCATCAAAGCAAGTGTTTTCGTTGTGCATGGTTTGAACGATATGAATGTAAAGAGAAAGCAATTTGCCCAATGGTGGGAAGGGCTCAAAGCGCATGACGTGCCTCGCAAGCTCTGGCTGCATCAAGGCGGTCACATCGATCCGAAAAAGAATGGCGGCAAGTCTTGGATTCAGACGTTGCATCGCTGGTTTGATTACTGGCTGTATGACATCGATAACGGCATTATGGACGAGCCTCAAGTGACGGTGCAAAGGGAAGATGGATCATGGGTGCATGAAAGCAACTGGCCGCATGAACATGCCGAGGCAAGGACGTTTTATTTGAATGAAGCGGGCTTGAGTGAGGAAGCATTAGGCGAGACAGACGCTTCAATGGCGCTTGTGGACGACCCTTATAAGAAACCGGAAAAGCTGATTAAGAATCCTGATAAAAAAATGAAACACAGGCTGGCTTATGTGATGCCGACGCTGACAGAAACAATGCGTCTGAGCGGCTTCCCAAGACTTAAGATTGAAGCCAGTGTGGATGAACCGACAGCACGGCTGACCGCATTACTCGTGGACTACGGTCCGAAAGAGCCGGTCATTGTGACGAGAGGCTGGATGGACCTCGGGCATGTGCATTCACTTAGCAAACCCGAGGCATTGGATAGCGATCAAACGTATACATTTTCATGGGATATGGAACCGCATGATTATGTGTTTCAAAAAGGACACCAAATTGGTCTGGTTCTAATGTCCAGTGACAAAGATTATACGATCAGGCCGGTAGAACGGGCTGAAATCACGGTATATTGCGGCAAAAGCCAGATTGAGCTGCCGCTTGCCAAGCATCAATGA
- a CDS encoding TetR/AcrR family transcriptional regulator codes for MNTKRKEIQKARMWKYFLEATEEIIEDKGLHNMTIREIADRAGYTSSTVYNYFEDLSHLKFFAVMRYTQPYINELPEYMALGQTTIDKWLYAWECFCKHSFQLPEIYSLLYIDNLGKVADELVQQYYQIYQNELIGLSEDVQLIISQHNIATRSSLFIKPAAEEGFIREEDVGYIADTTMLIWTGMLTNVLNLRRNCTKEEAAAQTMSYIEQSILNTIIPEKRDTITYTYKKERF; via the coding sequence GTGAATACGAAACGCAAGGAGATTCAAAAGGCGAGAATGTGGAAATATTTTCTGGAGGCAACAGAAGAAATCATTGAAGACAAAGGCCTGCATAATATGACCATTCGGGAGATCGCCGACAGAGCGGGGTATACCAGTTCAACTGTCTATAACTATTTTGAAGATCTGTCACATCTGAAATTTTTTGCAGTCATGCGCTATACCCAGCCGTACATCAATGAGCTGCCGGAGTATATGGCGCTTGGACAGACGACGATTGATAAATGGCTGTATGCCTGGGAGTGCTTTTGCAAGCATTCGTTTCAGCTGCCGGAGATCTATTCGCTTCTTTATATCGATAACCTGGGTAAGGTTGCGGATGAGCTTGTTCAGCAATACTATCAGATTTACCAAAATGAATTGATTGGATTAAGCGAAGATGTGCAGTTGATTATCAGCCAGCACAACATCGCGACACGGAGCTCGCTTTTTATCAAGCCGGCTGCTGAGGAAGGTTTTATCAGAGAAGAAGACGTCGGTTATATCGCCGACACGACGATGCTGATTTGGACGGGAATGCTGACCAATGTGCTGAATTTAAGACGCAATTGCACGAAGGAAGAGGCAGCTGCACAAACCATGTCCTATATTGAGCAATCCATTTTGAACACCATTATTCCTGAAAAACGGGACACCATTACGTATACGTACAAAAAAGAAAGATTCTAA